Genomic DNA from Sporolituus thermophilus DSM 23256:
CGGCACTAACTTAATTTTAGGATATAGATTCCGGCGACCATAAAGCCGATACCGACAAGCGACCGCCCGATCGATACATTATCGCCGAGGATGACGATCGAAAAGAAGAGGAGAAATAGATAATAGATAAGCGTTTGGCCGGCGACGGCGGCTGTGAGGTTTTGCCAAAAAGCGTGGGCACGGGCGTAGCCCAGGGCGAGGGCGGTGTTGGCAAGAAACAAAATGGGCAAGGAGTACAAGTAAAATTTGGCGATGGACAGCCAATCGGCGGCGACATGCTTTACCTGCCAGGAAACAAGCAGGGCCAAAAGGACGGAACCGACGAGAAAATAAACGAGTGTTAAGGCCATGGCGACCACCTTTCACTAGGCCGAATACGGGCTGAGAGCAGAGGCTACCTTCGGGAATTTTTGCCAGATAACGGCCCGTATAGGTACGGCAGGGAATTGACAGGCTAATAAGGAGGTTTTAATTAAGTTGTGGAGGTATGCTTGTGGACGGGAAAAAACAGCAAAACAAAGACAATATGACGCATCGGCCTGACCAGATGGTAGGCCAGGAGGAAAACAGCCAGTACGTTATGGAAGTTGTCGACAGCCTGCCCTAAAAATACCCGAACATCCAAGGCGCCATGTTTCGCATGGCGCCTTGTACTTTAGCCTATAGACCGATAAACCGGACTTTTTCTTTGAGCTCGGGGTCTTTGCGGGGTACCGGCGCCGGTGTTTCGGCCGGGTAACCCAGCGGGGTGACGGCGACGATTTCTTTGCTTTCGGGGATGTCGAGAATGGCGTGCAGCTTATCCTGTTTGGCCAACGGGCCGGTCATCCAGCAGGTGCCAAGACCTTCGGCCGTCGCGGCGAGGAGGAGGTTTTGGAAAGCGGCAGCCATGCTTTCCAACACCATCTTGCGGCGGGCGGGGTCGCTCTCCCGGGGGCAGCATTGCACCACCGCCAGCGGGGCACCGCCAAGAGTGCTGTACCAGTGGGCAAAAGCTTTTTGCTGCTCGGTCCGTTCGGCTTCCGGCGGCAGGCGCAAGTTTATTACCTCACGGCACACGTCGCGAAGCTCGTCCAGCTTACTGCCGCCCACGACGAGAAATTCCCATGACTGCTCATTCATGCCCGACGGCGCCCAGTTGGCGGCAGCGAGCACTTTCAGTACCAGTTCTCTGGGAACCATGTCGGCTTTGTATTTGCGGATGCTGCGCCGCTGTTTGATGACGTCGTAAATATCCATGCGGTTTCCTCCTTAAACATTTTGTTTGTTTTTTCCACAAGATGTACGAATCTCCTGCCGCCGTGTCGCCGGCCGCGCTTGAGCCGTCCGCCGGTACTTTTGGAGCGGCAAGCAGACGTTCGGCAGGAAAACCGGTAGCGGCAGGCGAACTGCTTTTTGGAATATTATGGCCATAT
This window encodes:
- a CDS encoding nitroreductase family protein, which encodes MDIYDVIKQRRSIRKYKADMVPRELVLKVLAAANWAPSGMNEQSWEFLVVGGSKLDELRDVCREVINLRLPPEAERTEQQKAFAHWYSTLGGAPLAVVQCCPRESDPARRKMVLESMAAAFQNLLLAATAEGLGTCWMTGPLAKQDKLHAILDIPESKEIVAVTPLGYPAETPAPVPRKDPELKEKVRFIGL